One window of Methanogenium organophilum genomic DNA carries:
- a CDS encoding GNAT family N-acetyltransferase, whose product MNNEEITVAVVPSWDAEEIVALYRVAGWWDEVSRADHMIPAIFSGSFAVAVAYNIDKRAVGMGRVLSDGISDAYIQDVVVDPRFRGQGIGKRIVQELVDTCRQAGIGWIALVAEPGTHTFYEPLGFTVMEDYLPMKYEGDTNQ is encoded by the coding sequence ATGAATAACGAAGAAATCACGGTTGCAGTTGTGCCGTCATGGGATGCGGAAGAGATTGTGGCATTGTACCGTGTTGCAGGATGGTGGGACGAGGTCTCTCGCGCCGACCACATGATTCCTGCCATATTTTCAGGAAGTTTTGCCGTTGCTGTTGCATATAATATCGATAAAAGAGCGGTCGGCATGGGGCGCGTTCTCTCAGATGGCATCTCCGATGCGTATATTCAGGATGTCGTAGTGGACCCTCGCTTCCGGGGACAGGGCATTGGGAAACGCATTGTCCAGGAACTCGTTGATACCTGCCGGCAGGCGGGTATTGGCTGGATTGCGCTTGTTGCAGAACCCGGCACCCATACCTTTTATGAACCTCTCGGGTTTACGGTGATGGAGGACTATCTGCCCATGAAATATGAAGGAGACACAAACCAATGA